A single region of the Pyricularia oryzae 70-15 chromosome 4, whole genome shotgun sequence genome encodes:
- a CDS encoding argininosuccinate lyase, with amino-acid sequence MAELPSHEKKANMLWGGRFTGGLDPLMVAYNESIYFDKNLYRQDIAGSIAFARANSKAGVITQAEFEQIEKGLLEVQKEWEAGTFKIVPGADEDIHTANERRLGEIIGKDVAGKLHTGRSRNEQVVTDMRMWLRDELRKIESYLVSFLTVTAARAEREIDLVMPGYTHLQRAQPIRWSHWMLSYGLVFASDLERLREVIKRVNRSPLGCGALAGNPFGIDREMMAKELGFDGLMWNSMGAVADRDFVAETLQWGAMLMQHISRWAEDLIIYSTAEFGFVRLADAYSTGSSLMPQKKNPDSLELLRGKSGRAFGHMAGFMMVQKGLPSTYNKDLQESIEPMLDHVRTVSDSIQIAEGVLATLEARGDKMQAALDPFMLATDVADYLVRKGVPFRETHHISGRCVALSEQTGVPMDKLTYEQLREIDERFEPDIAESFDYDKSVEMRSAKGGTCKEAVMEQVKVLRKMLE; translated from the exons ATGGCTGAACTACCGTCAcacgaaaaaaaggcaaacatgctctggggcgggcgcttcaCAGGTGGCCTGGACCCGCTCATGGTGGCATACAACGAGAGTATCTACTTCGATAAGAACCTGTACCGCCAGGACATCGCTGGAAGCATCGCCTTTGCGCGAGCAAACAGCAAAGCCGGTGTCATCACACAGGCCGAGTTCGAACAGATTGAGAAGGGTTTGCTCGAGGTTCAGAAGGAGTGGGAGGCTGGTACCTTTAAGATTGTGCCGGGTGCAGATGA GGACATTCACACTGCCAACGAACGACGACTAGGCGAGATCATTGGCAAGGATGTTGCCGGCAAGCTTCACACAGGCCGCTCGCGCAACGAGCAGGTGGTCACCGACATGCGCATGTGGCTGCGCGACGAACTGCGCAAGATCGAGTCGTACCTCGTCAGCTTCCTGACCGTCACCGCCGCCCGTGCCGAGCGGGAGATCGACCTGGTCATGCCTGGATACACACACCTTCAGCGCGCCCAGCCCATCCGCTGGAGCCACTGGATGTTGTCTTATGGACTCGTCTTCGCCTCCGACCTCGAGCGCCTGAGGGAGGTGATCAAGCGGGTCAACCGCTCACCTCTGGGCTGCGGTGCGCTGGCCGGCAACCCGTTCGGTATCGACCGCGAGATGATGGCCAAGGAGTTGGGCTTTGATGGCCTCATGTGGAACTCAATGGGAGCCGTTGCCGACCGTGACTTTGTCGCCGAGACTCTGCAGTGGGGTGCCATGTTGATGCAACACATCAGCCGATGGGCTGAGGATCTGATCATCTACTCGACGGCCGAGTTCGGCTTTGTGCGCCTGGCCGATGCCTACTCGACCGGCAGCAGCTTGATGCCGCAGAAGAAGAACCCGGACAGCCTGGAGCTGCTGCGGGGCAAGAGCGGGCGTGCCTTTGGCCACATGGCTGGCTTCATGATGGTTCAAAAGGGCCTCCCGAGTACCTACAACAAGGATCTCCAGGAGAGCATTGAGCCAATGCTGGACCACGTCCGCACCGTCTCGGACAGCATACAGATCGCCGAGGGCGTGCTTGCCACTCTGGAGGCGCGGGGCGACAAGATGCAGGCCGCATTGGACCCGTTCATGCTGGCCACCGATGTGGCTGACTATCTGGTGCGCAAGGGCGTGCCTTTCCGTGAGACGCACCACATCTCTGGAAGGTGCGTGGCGCTGTCGGAGCAGACGGGTGTGCCGATGGACAAGCTCACGTACGAGCAGCTGCGGGAGATTGACGAGCGATTTGAGCCCGATATTGCCGAGTCGTTTGACTACGACAAGAGCGTGGAGATGAGGTCTGCCAAGGGCGGCACCTGCAAAGAGGCTGTGATGGAGCAGGTCAAGGTGTTGAGGAAGATGCTGGAGTGA